Proteins co-encoded in one Arthrobacter alpinus genomic window:
- a CDS encoding amino acid permease, which yields MKLFRTKSIEHSLADAEEPGHGLKRTLSTWDLMIMGIAVAVGAGIFSVGANAAANHAGPAVSISFILAAITCALAIMCYAEFATAIPVAGSAYVFTYATVGELLAWIIGWNLVLELLMAASVIAKYWGIYLSNFFEAVNLDVPSNVAIGPLTVYWGPLVVVSVFTFILVMGTKLAARINNVFTLIKIGIVLFVIVVGFFYVKMENYQPFVPPSKPAPVTEASWQLQPFLSLLTGAEPSMYGFAGIISGAALVFFAFIGFDVVATSAEEVKNPAKTLPRGIFAGLAVTTVLYILVTLAVTGMVSYEDLAKAADPSLATAFSMVGADWAVVIISLGSLIGLTTVIMVLLMGLARVMMAMSRDGLLPRALSKTSDKHATPARTQILSGVLVAVLAGFTPVEVLSEMINIGTLSAFVMVSIGILVLRRKRPDLKPAFRVPFGPVIPVLSALLCIYLMLNLATLTWVFFAVWVAVGLVFYFSYGHWNSRLRREEEALAKTVSAKLK from the coding sequence ATGAAGTTATTCCGAACCAAATCAATTGAACACTCCCTGGCTGATGCTGAAGAGCCCGGCCACGGCCTCAAACGCACGCTCAGCACCTGGGATCTGATGATCATGGGCATCGCGGTCGCCGTTGGTGCAGGCATCTTCTCGGTGGGAGCCAATGCCGCCGCAAACCACGCCGGCCCGGCGGTCTCCATCTCCTTCATTCTGGCGGCAATCACCTGCGCGCTGGCCATTATGTGTTACGCCGAATTTGCCACAGCAATCCCCGTGGCAGGCAGCGCCTACGTTTTCACCTATGCCACGGTTGGCGAACTCCTAGCCTGGATTATCGGCTGGAACCTGGTCCTGGAATTGCTCATGGCAGCGTCGGTGATCGCCAAGTACTGGGGTATCTACCTCAGCAACTTCTTCGAGGCCGTCAATCTCGATGTCCCCTCCAATGTGGCCATCGGTCCGCTCACCGTGTACTGGGGCCCACTGGTTGTAGTTTCCGTCTTCACGTTCATCCTGGTTATGGGAACCAAGCTGGCAGCGCGGATCAACAACGTCTTCACGCTGATCAAGATCGGCATTGTCCTCTTCGTGATCGTGGTTGGCTTCTTCTACGTCAAGATGGAGAACTACCAGCCCTTCGTTCCTCCTTCTAAGCCGGCTCCGGTCACCGAGGCATCGTGGCAGCTCCAGCCGTTCCTCTCCTTGCTGACAGGCGCCGAGCCGTCGATGTACGGATTTGCCGGCATCATTTCAGGTGCGGCACTAGTGTTCTTTGCGTTCATTGGCTTCGATGTGGTCGCCACCAGCGCGGAGGAAGTCAAGAACCCTGCCAAGACCTTGCCCCGCGGCATTTTCGCCGGCCTGGCGGTCACCACCGTGCTGTACATTCTGGTCACCCTGGCCGTTACCGGCATGGTTTCCTATGAGGACCTTGCCAAGGCTGCCGATCCCTCGCTTGCGACGGCGTTCTCCATGGTCGGTGCCGACTGGGCCGTGGTGATCATTTCCCTCGGATCGCTCATTGGCCTGACCACTGTCATCATGGTGCTGCTCATGGGCCTGGCCCGCGTCATGATGGCCATGAGCCGTGACGGGCTGCTGCCGCGGGCTCTGAGCAAGACCTCCGACAAGCACGCCACACCTGCCAGAACGCAGATCTTGAGTGGTGTCCTTGTTGCCGTCCTGGCAGGCTTCACCCCGGTAGAGGTGCTCAGCGAAATGATCAATATTGGCACGCTGAGCGCTTTCGTCATGGTCAGCATCGGCATTTTGGTACTTCGCCGAAAGCGTCCTGATCTCAAGCCGGCATTCCGGGTTCCGTTTGGCCCCGTCATTCCTGTGCTGTCAGCCCTACTGTGCATTTACCTGATGCTAAACCTGGCCACTTTGACCTGGGTCTTCTTCGCCGTCTGGGTGGCCGTGGGCTTGGTGTTCTACTTCAGTTACGGACACTGGAATTCCAGATTGCGCCGTGAAGAAGAGGCACTCGCAAAAACTGTTTCAGCAAAACTGAAGTAG
- a CDS encoding oxygenase MpaB family protein gives MRKMHPRTLKDVAPEAVLLAGAGRAVLLQLANPAVGHGVADHSSFATDPLKRLHGTLSYIYALSNGTPAQRRSMQRQVQRAHLPVQAAGTPRTPAYDASDPHLQLWVAATLYESASQTYDAVFPALSAAESESVYQSYAILGTALGMPASLWPRTRADFAVYWAKQVEQLSVDQTVRGVAAELLAARQAPWGIRILMPLARFLTAGLLPPTVRDMYGLAWSPRKDWLLNACFRMMSLLVSITPKLIRHAPMRFYLRRIPD, from the coding sequence ATGAGAAAAATGCATCCAAGGACACTGAAGGATGTGGCGCCTGAGGCGGTGCTGCTGGCCGGGGCGGGCCGGGCCGTTCTGCTGCAGCTGGCCAACCCGGCCGTGGGGCATGGTGTGGCGGACCATTCCAGCTTTGCCACCGACCCGCTCAAGCGACTGCACGGTACTCTGAGCTATATCTATGCCCTGAGCAACGGCACCCCGGCCCAGCGCAGGAGCATGCAGCGGCAGGTGCAGCGAGCCCATCTGCCCGTCCAGGCAGCCGGAACCCCGCGAACACCCGCCTACGACGCCTCCGATCCCCATCTGCAGTTGTGGGTGGCGGCCACGCTGTATGAGTCAGCGTCTCAAACGTACGACGCCGTGTTCCCGGCCCTTTCCGCCGCAGAATCGGAATCGGTGTACCAAAGTTACGCCATCTTGGGCACAGCATTGGGCATGCCAGCAAGTCTTTGGCCGCGCACTCGTGCCGACTTCGCCGTGTACTGGGCGAAGCAAGTGGAGCAACTCAGTGTTGACCAGACGGTCCGGGGCGTGGCGGCGGAGCTGCTTGCAGCGAGGCAGGCGCCGTGGGGGATTCGAATCCTCATGCCGCTGGCCCGCTTTCTGACGGCGGGCCTGCTGCCACCTACGGTGCGGGACATGTACGGACTTGCCTGGTCGCCTCGCAAGGACTGGCTCCTGAATGCCTGTTTCCGGATGATGTCGCTGCTGGTGAGCATCACGCCCAAGCTCATCCGCCACGCGCCCATGCGTTTCTATCTCCGGCGTATTCCGGACTAG
- a CDS encoding DUF2461 domain-containing protein — protein MDTFTGFPAAALEFYAALEGNNNRSWWLAHKETYDADVLAPLSALRRGLEPKFGRGKIFRPYKDMRFSNTQEPYKSAQGMFLSPYEDVGYYLHLDAGGLSVGGGYRSAAPAQLARFRAAVDATSSGTALVDILETLAADGFTVARPELKTPPRGFPRDHPRAHLLRHKTLSASLLLGIPDWLEDESAQQQIADRWEQLRPLVDWIIHYAAP, from the coding sequence ATGGACACTTTCACCGGGTTTCCCGCGGCAGCCCTGGAGTTTTATGCCGCCCTTGAAGGTAATAACAACCGCAGTTGGTGGCTGGCGCACAAAGAAACTTACGACGCCGATGTGCTGGCTCCGCTTTCCGCCCTCCGAAGGGGGCTGGAACCCAAATTTGGTCGGGGCAAGATCTTCCGCCCTTACAAGGACATGAGATTTTCCAACACCCAAGAGCCGTACAAGAGCGCCCAGGGCATGTTCCTTTCACCCTACGAAGACGTTGGATACTATCTCCACCTGGATGCTGGCGGGCTGAGCGTGGGTGGCGGCTACCGGTCCGCGGCACCAGCTCAACTGGCCCGTTTCCGGGCTGCGGTGGATGCCACATCCAGCGGAACGGCTCTGGTTGACATCCTCGAAACGCTGGCCGCAGACGGCTTCACTGTTGCCCGGCCAGAGCTGAAGACCCCACCCCGGGGATTCCCCCGGGATCACCCACGGGCACACCTGCTCCGGCACAAGACACTGAGTGCCTCATTACTGCTGGGGATACCGGACTGGCTCGAAGATGAAAGCGCCCAGCAGCAAATCGCCGATCGCTGGGAACAACTACGCCCCTTGGTGGACTGGATCATCCACTATGCCGCGCCATGA
- a CDS encoding Fur family transcriptional regulator yields MEKERTIEDLLRAASLRVTRPRVAVLSAVSTYPHADADTIIGAVRTDLGSVSKQAVYDVLAALVEADLVRRIEPSGSPARFETRVGDNHHHVVCRSCGDIADVDCALGEAPCLHASNSHGFSIDEAEVIYWGTCPDCTAKRLLNEQDLNTTRSDK; encoded by the coding sequence ATGGAAAAGGAACGAACAATCGAGGACTTATTGCGGGCAGCATCGCTGCGCGTGACTCGTCCCCGCGTTGCCGTTCTCAGTGCGGTCAGCACCTACCCTCATGCCGATGCCGACACCATCATCGGTGCTGTTCGCACCGACCTGGGCAGCGTCTCCAAGCAAGCCGTCTACGATGTGCTGGCGGCGCTGGTAGAGGCAGATCTGGTACGCCGAATTGAACCGTCGGGCTCGCCTGCGCGGTTCGAGACACGGGTAGGGGACAATCACCACCATGTGGTCTGCCGCAGTTGCGGAGACATTGCAGATGTGGACTGCGCCCTCGGCGAGGCACCCTGTTTGCATGCCTCCAATAGCCATGGCTTCAGCATTGATGAGGCCGAGGTTATCTACTGGGGCACCTGTCCCGACTGCACCGCCAAGAGACTTCTGAACGAGCAAGATCTGAATACCACTAGGAGCGATAAGTAA
- a CDS encoding catalase — protein MTIENTSPLTTAAGAPVANNQDSLTAGPRGPMLLQDVWFLEKLAHFSREVIPERRMHAKGSGAFGTFTVTNDITKYTKADIFSEVGKKTELFTRFSTVAGERGAADAERDIRGFSVKFYTEEGNWDLVGNNTPVFFFRDGLKFPDLNRAVKRDPRTNLRSAENNWDFWTNLPESLHQVTIVMSDRGIPDGYRHMHGFGSHTFSLINAEGERSWVKFHHVTQQGIKNLSDAEAAAVVAGDRESSQRDLFDSIENGDFPKWKLMVQIMPEADADTYKYHPFDLTKVWSKKDYPLIEVGEWELNRNAENYFADVEQAAFAPANVVPGISFSPDRMLQARLFSYGDAARYRLGVNHHQIPVNAPKNAVNTYHRDGQGRVDGNQGRTPGIEPNSYGRWPEQPAYADPAQAIGAIADRFNYREDDANYFEQPGILFREKMSDEQRQVLFENTARAIDGASQATIERHIYNCTQADPAYGAGVRAAIEAHQASKA, from the coding sequence ATGACTATCGAAAACACCTCACCGCTGACCACCGCAGCAGGCGCGCCGGTTGCCAACAACCAGGACAGCCTCACCGCCGGTCCTCGCGGACCCATGCTGCTGCAGGACGTTTGGTTCCTGGAGAAGCTGGCTCACTTTAGCCGCGAAGTTATCCCCGAGCGTCGCATGCATGCCAAGGGCTCTGGCGCCTTCGGTACCTTCACGGTCACCAACGACATCACCAAGTACACCAAGGCAGACATCTTCTCCGAGGTGGGCAAGAAGACCGAGCTCTTTACTCGATTCTCCACGGTTGCCGGTGAACGCGGCGCTGCCGACGCCGAGCGTGACATCCGCGGATTCTCTGTGAAGTTCTACACCGAGGAAGGCAACTGGGACCTGGTTGGCAACAACACCCCCGTATTCTTCTTCCGCGACGGCTTGAAGTTCCCTGACCTGAACCGCGCAGTGAAGCGTGATCCGCGCACCAACCTGCGCAGCGCCGAGAACAACTGGGACTTCTGGACCAACCTCCCCGAGTCCCTGCACCAGGTCACGATCGTCATGTCTGATCGCGGCATCCCCGACGGCTACCGTCACATGCACGGCTTTGGCTCACACACCTTCTCCCTGATCAACGCCGAAGGCGAGCGTTCCTGGGTCAAGTTCCACCACGTCACGCAGCAGGGCATCAAGAACCTGAGCGATGCCGAGGCCGCCGCAGTAGTTGCTGGCGACCGAGAGTCCAGCCAGCGCGATCTCTTTGACTCGATCGAGAACGGCGACTTCCCGAAGTGGAAGCTCATGGTTCAGATCATGCCTGAGGCTGACGCTGACACGTACAAGTACCACCCGTTCGACCTCACCAAGGTCTGGTCCAAGAAGGACTACCCGCTGATTGAGGTTGGCGAGTGGGAACTGAACCGCAACGCCGAGAACTACTTCGCCGATGTTGAGCAGGCTGCTTTCGCGCCGGCAAACGTGGTGCCGGGCATCAGCTTCTCCCCGGACCGCATGCTGCAGGCCCGCCTGTTCTCCTACGGCGATGCTGCCCGCTACCGCCTCGGTGTCAACCACCACCAGATCCCGGTCAACGCCCCGAAGAACGCTGTCAACACCTACCACCGCGATGGTCAGGGCCGCGTGGATGGCAACCAGGGCCGCACCCCCGGCATCGAGCCGAACTCCTACGGCCGCTGGCCCGAGCAGCCCGCCTACGCGGATCCGGCACAGGCTATTGGCGCCATTGCTGACCGGTTCAACTACCGCGAAGATGATGCCAACTACTTTGAGCAGCCCGGCATCTTGTTCCGCGAAAAGATGAGCGACGAGCAGCGCCAGGTGCTCTTCGAGAACACCGCCCGCGCCATCGATGGAGCCTCACAGGCCACCATCGAGCGTCACATCTACAACTGCACCCAGGCCGATCCGGCTTACGGCGCAGGTGTTCGTGCGGCCATTGAGGCTCACCAGGCGTCCAAGGCTTAG
- a CDS encoding ankyrin repeat domain-containing protein, producing the protein MSNNSSLNEDQTTQVIALAMDLARDDKSAELADFLDHGLDLDVQDAGGNTLLMLAAYKGNASTVSMLLARGANVDLRNDRDQSPLAGALFKGEDAVVTLLVAAGADLDAGTPSARATAAMFGREHLLG; encoded by the coding sequence ATGAGCAACAACTCCTCCCTCAATGAAGACCAGACCACGCAGGTTATAGCCCTCGCCATGGACCTGGCTCGCGACGACAAGAGCGCTGAACTGGCCGATTTCCTCGATCACGGGCTGGATTTGGACGTCCAAGACGCCGGCGGCAACACCCTCTTAATGCTGGCCGCTTACAAGGGCAACGCCAGCACTGTCTCCATGCTGCTGGCGCGCGGCGCCAACGTGGATCTACGCAACGACCGGGACCAGTCACCGCTCGCCGGCGCCCTGTTCAAGGGCGAAGACGCAGTGGTCACACTGCTCGTGGCAGCCGGCGCGGATCTCGATGCCGGAACGCCCTCCGCTCGGGCCACGGCCGCCATGTTTGGCCGCGAACACCTGCTCGGCTAG
- a CDS encoding histidine phosphatase family protein, which produces MRLILIRHGQTPNNVRGVLDTAVPGPGLTPLGELQAAAIPDAVAGQNIAALYISNLSRTALTAAPLAAAHNLEPVVRDGLREISAGDLEMKGDKASIEAYLHAVKSWLTGDLSVRMPGADTGFEVLARFDAVVEEAAAAHQTVAMVSHGAMIRFWAGHRGVNIDWADPKYHDLSNTGVVILDGEPTGSSAPGGWRIQAWHGEPAGGLRGLDADGPTAEMTTENIDAGHENH; this is translated from the coding sequence ATGCGATTGATCTTGATTAGGCACGGCCAAACCCCCAACAACGTACGTGGTGTTCTGGACACCGCCGTCCCGGGACCGGGTCTGACGCCCCTTGGTGAACTGCAGGCAGCCGCCATCCCTGACGCTGTGGCGGGGCAGAACATTGCGGCCCTCTACATTTCAAATCTGAGCCGCACGGCATTGACGGCGGCTCCACTGGCTGCCGCACACAACCTCGAACCGGTGGTTCGGGACGGATTGCGGGAGATCAGCGCAGGCGATCTGGAAATGAAAGGCGACAAAGCCTCGATTGAGGCATATCTGCATGCCGTCAAGTCCTGGCTAACGGGGGATCTCTCGGTTCGCATGCCAGGAGCTGACACCGGTTTTGAGGTCTTGGCACGCTTCGACGCTGTCGTTGAAGAAGCCGCCGCTGCCCACCAGACCGTCGCCATGGTCAGCCACGGCGCCATGATCCGATTCTGGGCAGGCCACAGGGGTGTCAATATCGATTGGGCCGACCCGAAATATCATGACCTGTCCAACACCGGCGTTGTCATCCTGGACGGCGAACCGACGGGCAGTTCCGCACCGGGTGGCTGGCGCATTCAGGCCTGGCATGGTGAACCAGCCGGAGGATTGAGGGGTTTGGACGCCGACGGACCCACCGCTGAAATGACCACGGAGAATATAGACGCAGGGCATGAAAACCACTAA
- a CDS encoding histidine kinase has protein sequence MKTTKKSDPDKTSAHHHGTAPVAAAPAQQPASGAEAFTPFNTVNLWRMKGISWVWLGTAAVCIALLAVGAPLNMSLYHMALPFALGMAILHSASLGLTAARPVAGVIVSLVPMIVMPLVSDPVGAAPMPFSVVAMITQVLVIGVAGLRMHWMVPSAAWLASVGVGVISNYLTMPHGQSGGAQNNVVIFAAVSGGLMVAAVVAQQWQHLRTELAAERTLSAEEQSRRRLAEERTRIARELHDVVAHGMSVVVVQATTASYRHAGLSDELRQEFDDIAANSRRAMTEMRSMLGSLRNMEAGRELGPQPTLADLPQLFASARSAGIRIAEPELSDVEGHDIGEVIALTAYRIVQEALSNVIRHAPGAQVQVRFSVKSGSLSVSVINSSSDIGAVMAQLDKGAHVGQGLIGMRERAAIVGGAVVCVPTLDGGFSVTAKLPLIATNGKEGNRA, from the coding sequence ATGAAAACCACTAAGAAATCCGATCCGGACAAGACTTCTGCGCACCATCACGGGACTGCACCGGTAGCCGCAGCGCCCGCTCAGCAGCCCGCTTCTGGAGCGGAAGCGTTCACACCCTTCAACACAGTGAACCTTTGGCGCATGAAGGGAATTAGCTGGGTCTGGCTGGGAACGGCCGCTGTCTGCATAGCGCTGCTTGCCGTGGGTGCGCCGCTGAACATGAGTTTGTACCACATGGCCCTGCCGTTCGCGCTGGGGATGGCCATCTTGCACTCGGCGTCACTGGGATTGACTGCGGCCCGCCCCGTGGCTGGTGTCATTGTGTCGCTGGTGCCCATGATTGTTATGCCGTTGGTGTCCGATCCCGTGGGGGCAGCGCCCATGCCCTTCAGCGTGGTTGCCATGATCACCCAAGTTTTGGTGATCGGCGTGGCCGGGCTGCGCATGCATTGGATGGTTCCCTCGGCTGCGTGGCTGGCCAGTGTGGGCGTGGGTGTTATTTCCAATTACCTGACCATGCCCCATGGGCAGTCGGGCGGCGCCCAAAACAATGTTGTCATCTTTGCTGCGGTATCCGGTGGGCTCATGGTGGCTGCTGTCGTTGCCCAGCAATGGCAACATCTGCGCACGGAGCTCGCTGCTGAACGCACGCTCAGCGCCGAGGAACAGTCGCGGCGCAGATTGGCTGAGGAGCGCACCCGCATTGCCCGCGAGCTCCACGATGTGGTGGCCCACGGAATGTCGGTAGTGGTGGTCCAAGCAACCACAGCCAGCTACCGGCACGCCGGACTCAGCGACGAACTCAGACAAGAATTCGATGACATCGCAGCAAACTCTCGCCGGGCCATGACTGAGATGCGCAGCATGCTCGGCTCGCTTCGCAATATGGAAGCGGGGCGCGAGCTGGGGCCACAGCCCACGCTTGCCGATCTCCCCCAACTCTTTGCCTCGGCCCGTTCGGCGGGGATACGCATCGCAGAACCCGAGCTGTCCGACGTTGAAGGTCACGACATTGGCGAGGTCATCGCCTTGACCGCCTACAGGATTGTGCAGGAAGCGTTGAGCAACGTCATCAGGCACGCGCCCGGGGCTCAGGTGCAGGTGAGGTTTTCCGTGAAGAGTGGCAGCCTCAGCGTCTCCGTGATCAACTCCAGCTCGGACATAGGGGCCGTCATGGCGCAGTTGGATAAGGGCGCCCACGTGGGGCAGGGCCTCATCGGAATGCGGGAGCGTGCTGCCATTGTGGGCGGCGCGGTGGTGTGTGTGCCAACTCTCGACGGCGGCTTCTCCGTCACGGCGAAACTGCCACTCATCGCCACTAACGGCAAAGAAGGCAACCGAGCATGA
- a CDS encoding response regulator, with translation MSIRVLVVDDQAMVREGFAALLGAQEDIEIVGQAENGAVAVEMAATHRPDVVLMDVRMPVMDGLEAARRILANAPESEATHVLMLTTFDVDDYVYDALQLGASGFLLKDALAEELVAAVRIVASGDALLAPSVTKRLIEQFAISRARPELSQERLEGLTERELEVMTLIGRGQSNQEIAAELFIAQQTVKTHVSKILAKLDLRDRVQAVVLAYDTGLVEPGS, from the coding sequence ATGAGCATCAGAGTGTTGGTAGTGGATGACCAGGCCATGGTCCGTGAAGGGTTTGCCGCGCTGCTTGGCGCCCAAGAGGACATTGAGATTGTGGGGCAGGCCGAGAACGGTGCTGTGGCCGTGGAGATGGCGGCCACGCACCGCCCGGATGTGGTGCTGATGGATGTTCGCATGCCCGTCATGGATGGACTGGAGGCCGCGCGCCGAATCCTCGCCAATGCCCCTGAATCAGAGGCCACTCATGTGCTGATGCTGACTACCTTCGATGTGGACGACTACGTCTACGATGCGCTGCAACTGGGCGCCAGTGGCTTTCTCCTCAAAGACGCGCTCGCAGAGGAGTTGGTGGCAGCTGTCCGCATTGTGGCCTCCGGGGATGCTCTGCTCGCTCCTTCCGTGACGAAGCGGCTGATCGAGCAGTTTGCCATTTCACGGGCACGGCCGGAGCTTTCCCAAGAGCGGCTCGAGGGGCTCACCGAACGGGAGCTTGAGGTCATGACGTTGATTGGCCGGGGTCAATCAAACCAGGAAATCGCCGCTGAACTGTTCATTGCCCAGCAGACAGTAAAAACGCACGTCAGTAAGATCCTGGCTAAACTTGATCTCCGCGACAGGGTTCAAGCCGTGGTGCTTGCCTATGACACCGGGTTGGTGGAACCGGGCAGCTGA